The genomic window GGCATCCGTAGCCAGTAACAGCAGAGTGGGGTACCCTTTGCGCGCCGGTACCAGGGCGTCGGTTTGGGCGAGTCGATAGAACCAGGGGGTGACTTCCCGAAATGGTTCCCGCGAGGCAACCTCACGCGCAAGCTCCACCAGGGGACCGCGAAACCGACAGAGATCCAACATCCCTTCTCCCACGCAGTAGTGGAGCTGTCCGCTGCCCAGAGAATCGAACACGAGAAAGTGGGTCCTGGTGGGCGGGAGTTCATGCGCATGACGGCGAACAAAATCTCGCATGCCCAGCAGGCCGGTTTCCTCGCTCCCAGTTGCAAGCACCCACACTTGGTAGTTGTGCAGGGGCTCCTTCTTGAGCGTTGCGGCCAGGTCCAGGAGAACCCCCACACCGGTGGCGTTGTCTGCTGCCCCTTGCACCAACGGCGCGGCAAGACCGGCGTGAAGCAGGACGAGAATATTCCCCACCACGTAAAGTAGACCCAGACCGAGAAGCACATCCACCACTACCCAGCGCACCCCTAAGGCTCGCGCCAGAAGCAGCAGCACAATAAGGCTAAGAACCCCTGCCCCCAACAAGAAGTTCAGGCGGAAGTTTCGCACTTGCCTGGGATGCCAAAGGAACCCCGAGCGCGCGGTGTCATAGTGAGCACTCAGGACAACGTGCCCAGAAGCCGCCGGGTTTTCTATCTTCCCCAGGACATTGTGGGAGGTGGCACGGGAGAAGAGGTAAGCCAACGGCTTGAAGCGAACGGAAAAGTGCCCCCAGAACAGGAGCAGACCCGCGATGGCAACAATCAGCGCAGGCACTGGCCACCACCACGAAAGAACGACGCCCGCCGCGGGTAGGGCGACAATGGTCACCAATTCCCACGTCATCCGCGCTTGGGAGCGAAAGGGTTCCATCCACGCACGAATTCCCAAGGCGCGCAGCGTGGTGAGCAGATGCTCAGCAGCCCGCTTCTCGTTTGCGCTACAGCTGGCCCTGTGGCTAAAACTACATAGCTCGGCAATGAAGCGACGGATGCGCATACGACCCTCTTCCCTCAGGTAATGCCCGCGCCGCCTGCGCCCTGCCCCCCTAAGGCCCCTACCGCCTCATCGCAGGTGAGCAGATAGGCAAAGCCATAAGCCAAATTGCGGAGAGTGGCGTGATGGTACCCTTCGCCTTCTGTGGCCGTGCCATCCGCTAGGAAAAAGACACGGAAGTCGCGCACAAAGGCCTCACGCGCAGTCGTCTCACAGCAGAGGTTGCTCATGACACCAGCGATGAGCAGGTCACGGATGCGCAGATGCCGTAGCGTCCGCGCCAGGGACGTGCGGTAAAATGCACTATAGCGGGACTTGGCAACAACCAGCTCATCCGGCAGAGGGGCCACTTCCGGCAAGATCTCCCATTCAGGCGTCCCCTTGATGATGAGCTCGCCCCACCATTGGCTCAACATGCCGCCATCATGCACAGGGTCGGTGTGGCCGTGTTGCGTGTAGATGACCGGCACCGAGGCGGTGCGACAGGCGTCAATCACAGTGCGGACCTTGGGGATGATTGGCGCGGCCACCGCCCGGAACTCTTCCTGCATGTCGATGACCAAAAGCGCCGCCCTGTCCGCCCGGGGCAGGACGGGAAACGCGCCTGCCTCTGGCACTGCACGGAGCAATTCCTCCCTGGTCACGTGCTCGGTGTCCCTACCCAATGACGCGGACGTTGATAGCCCGGTCACCCTTCACTTCGCGCCGGACATCGAAAGCCACCCGCTGACCTTCCTCCAACCCTCCCGACCGCACACGCGGATCCAGGTCATTCACATGCACGAAAAAGTCTTCATCGTCATCCGAGACGATGAAGCCAAAGCCCCGGATCGGATCCCACTTTTTCACTGTTCCGTACTTCATTGCACCTATTCCTCAGGGTTACCCTGGGTTCACTTCAACTGCTGGCCCACGACGCCAGCGACGAACCACTTCTGAAAGAAGAAAAAGAGGGTCACCGGCGGCAGCAACGCGATCATTCCTGCCGCCGAGAGGCCACCCCAGTACGTCCCCCAGCTCCCCAAGAAGGAGAGGATGCCTTGAGGCAGCACCCGCAAATGCTGCGAAGAAGTGAGGGCAAACGCGTAAAGGTAGTTGTTCCACGAGTTGATAAAGACAAACACCGCCACCGCAACCATCCCTGGGGCAGCCATGGGAATGGCAACCCGGAACAACAGTCCCAGGCGCGAGCACCCGTCCAGCATCGCGGCCTCTTCTGTTTCCACCGGATTGGCAGCAATAAAGTTCCTCAGCATCCACACGGTGAACGGAAGATTGAACACCACATTGGCCATGACGACCGCCGCCAGGGTGTTGTAAAGGCCGAGGACGTTGAAGTACGCGATGAGCGGCACCAGCACCGCAACCGGGGGCAAAAGTGGCAGCACCATCAGCACCACGCCAATCCCTTGTCCCCGGAAGCGGAAGCGCGCCAGGGCATAACCACCAAGGAGCGAGGCGACCAGCGTGATGGCGATCGACCCTGCCGAGACCACCAGGCTATTACGCAGGTAAACAAAAAACTCCGGGCGCACCAAGAGCTGCCGATAGTGCTCCAAGGTCCACGTACGCGGCACAAACTGATAGTCCAGGCGACCGGCGAAAGAGGTGCGCAGTCCCCACAAGAAAGGAAACAGTGTCACCACGAGGACCACCACGGCTCCACCCCAGAAAAGGACGTCGCGCCGGCAACTCATTGCAAGTCCCTCGCTCCGCCGGTCAAGCGCAGATAGGCGAACATGAATAACACCCCGAGGACAACCAGGATGACCCCTATGGTCGCGCCGGTGTTGAGGTCAAAATTGATGAACGACATTTTGAATAGCCGCACCGCGGCAACCTCAGTGCTGTACCCTGGCCCTCCCTCGGTCATGGCATACACGGTCTCCGCATCCTGCAAGGTCCACATCGTGATGACTACCAACACCACGCCCAGGTGCACCTTGGTGAGTGGCAAGGTCAGGTAGCGGAACTGCGTCCATCGGCCCCCACCATCAACCTTGGCTGCTTCGTAAAGCTCTTGCGGAATGCTGGCAATACCCGCCGCGAGAAAGAGCATCATGAAGGGGAAGGATCGCCAGAAGCTGTGCAAAATGATGGTGCCCATGGCCAAAGGAGGTTCGGTCAGGATGACGTGGGGCCGGCCGCTCACCTTCTCTACAAGCCAGCTCAGCGGGCCGAACGTCGGGTCCACCAACGAACGAAATAGCAGGGCACTGACCACCGGAGCCACGATCCACGGTAAAAGGTAGATGCCCCGCAGCACGCGTGCGGCACGCACCGGCCTGGTGATGAGCAGGGCCGCGGCGTAGGCAAAAGGAAGAGACAAACTCAGATTGCCGAGCACGTAGAAAAGCGAAAGGGTAACATTAGAACGGAATCTGGTCTCCCCCAGAAGCAAACGGTAGTTGGCTGCTCCCACGAAACTCCTGGTGCCATCGAGCGCCGTCCTGAACATGCTCAGGAAGGCCCCCGAAAGTACCGGCGACACCATGAACGCCCCCAAAAGGAGCACAGTGGGGGCAAGCAGCACGTAGGGCAGCAGCTGTCGTCGCCGCGCCCGAGGCACGGGGGGGCTAAAGCCCGGCATAGCGGGCGTTGTACTC from candidate division KSB1 bacterium includes these protein-coding regions:
- a CDS encoding isochorismatase family protein, translated to MTREELLRAVPEAGAFPVLPRADRAALLVIDMQEEFRAVAAPIIPKVRTVIDACRTASVPVIYTQHGHTDPVHDGGMLSQWWGELIIKGTPEWEILPEVAPLPDELVVAKSRYSAFYRTSLARTLRHLRIRDLLIAGVMSNLCCETTAREAFVRDFRVFFLADGTATEGEGYHHATLRNLAYGFAYLLTCDEAVGALGGQGAGGAGIT
- a CDS encoding M28 family metallopeptidase, which produces MRIRRFIAELCSFSHRASCSANEKRAAEHLLTTLRALGIRAWMEPFRSQARMTWELVTIVALPAAGVVLSWWWPVPALIVAIAGLLLFWGHFSVRFKPLAYLFSRATSHNVLGKIENPAASGHVVLSAHYDTARSGFLWHPRQVRNFRLNFLLGAGVLSLIVLLLLARALGVRWVVVDVLLGLGLLYVVGNILVLLHAGLAAPLVQGAADNATGVGVLLDLAATLKKEPLHNYQVWVLATGSEETGLLGMRDFVRRHAHELPPTRTHFLVFDSLGSGQLHYCVGEGMLDLCRFRGPLVELAREVASREPFREVTPWFYRLAQTDALVPARKGYPTLLLLATDAEGLLPHWHWPTDTLDNVDFRVPELASRYALELLRRLDAVAPKSPLS
- a CDS encoding carbohydrate ABC transporter permease produces the protein MSCRRDVLFWGGAVVVLVVTLFPFLWGLRTSFAGRLDYQFVPRTWTLEHYRQLLVRPEFFVYLRNSLVVSAGSIAITLVASLLGGYALARFRFRGQGIGVVLMVLPLLPPVAVLVPLIAYFNVLGLYNTLAAVVMANVVFNLPFTVWMLRNFIAANPVETEEAAMLDGCSRLGLLFRVAIPMAAPGMVAVAVFVFINSWNNYLYAFALTSSQHLRVLPQGILSFLGSWGTYWGGLSAAGMIALLPPVTLFFFFQKWFVAGVVGQQLK
- a CDS encoding sugar ABC transporter permease, with amino-acid sequence MPGFSPPVPRARRRQLLPYVLLAPTVLLLGAFMVSPVLSGAFLSMFRTALDGTRSFVGAANYRLLLGETRFRSNVTLSLFYVLGNLSLSLPFAYAAALLITRPVRAARVLRGIYLLPWIVAPVVSALLFRSLVDPTFGPLSWLVEKVSGRPHVILTEPPLAMGTIILHSFWRSFPFMMLFLAAGIASIPQELYEAAKVDGGGRWTQFRYLTLPLTKVHLGVVLVVITMWTLQDAETVYAMTEGGPGYSTEVAAVRLFKMSFINFDLNTGATIGVILVVLGVLFMFAYLRLTGGARDLQ
- a CDS encoding cold shock domain-containing protein yields the protein MKYGTVKKWDPIRGFGFIVSDDDEDFFVHVNDLDPRVRSGGLEEGQRVAFDVRREVKGDRAINVRVIG